The genomic interval AACGCGACCGATTTCGATCCCTGGCGTCGCGTGAGGGAGTACCATTTGGCATACTCGACTGCAAAGCCGCCCCCGAGACGCTTCGTCAGCGTATCATTGATCGTGCAAAGGCCAACACCGACGCGTCAGATGCTGATCTTGCGGTCCTGGAGCGACAGTTGAGCACGCGAGAGCCGTTGGATCGACGAGAGCTGCCTGAGGTGGTTGACCAAGTAAAATTTGGCCTGCAAAGAGATGAGAGTGAGGATCTGTCAGTTCACTCGATCAAGGAAATGGCTGAACGAACGACAAAGTAGAGACACCATGATGACCAAGGATTCCAGCGTTGAGGGCCAGAGGGAAAGCGGCGAGCGATCATCGGATCGACGCTGTTTTTTGGCTGACAATGCGACCGCGTTGGGATCAATCGCGTTGGCGAGTTTGCTCGGCGGCGATGGATTGCATGCGGAGGAAACGGGACCGGTCATCGATCCTGCGCAGCCGTACGCGCCGCGGCAACCGCATTTCCAGGCCAAGGCAAAGAACGTCATCGTGATCTTTTGCGCCGGTGCGGTCAGCCAATTGGAGACTTGGGACTACAAGCCGGAATTGATCAAGTGGGACGACAAGCCGCTTCCCGGCGGCCCGGCGGTGACCTTTCAAGGCCCAGCGGGCAATCTCGCTCGCCCCCAATACGCGTTCCGACAACGCGGTCAGACGGGCAAATGGGTCAGTGACATGATTCCGCACTTGGCGGAATTGACGGACGACATCGCCTTTGTGCACTCGCTGACAAGCAAATCGAACACGCACGGTCCGGCAGAGAATTTCTTGTCGACGGGATTTGTGTTGGATGGATTTCCGAGTCTCGGTTCGTGGGTCACATACGCGTTGGGCAGTGAAAGCCAGGAGTTGCCAGCGTACGTAGCGATTCCCGATCCCCGCGGTGTACCACAAAACGGTGCGAACAATTGGGGGGCAGGTTTTCTGCCAGCGGCTTTTCAGGGAACAACGATGAGCTCTAAGTCGCCGGTACGACATTTGGTCGCACAGGGCGTGACGTCGGGAGAGAACCGAGCGGCGCGGTTGTTGTTGGACAAAATGAACGCGAGACACTTGGCCGCGAATCCAGGCAACAGCAACTTGGCGGCTCGAATTGCGAGCTATGAACTTGCCGCGCGGATGCAACTGAGCATGCCGGAACTCAACGACATCGACAGCGAACCGGCACACGTCTTGCGGATGTACGGTGCGGACGATCCACAGAATGCCGACAAAGCAGCTTTCGCACGGAACTGCATTCTGGCTCGTCGGTTGGTCGAACGAGGTGTCCGTTTTGTGCAGTTGTTCAACGGTGCCTACGCGAGCGGTGGGAAACTCAATTGGGACGGGCACAATGCGTTGAAGGAACAATACGACGTTCACGCAGAGATCATGGATCAACCTGCAGCGGCGCTGATTCGGGATCTGAAGCAGCGTGGGTTGATGGATGAAACGCTGGTGGTTTGGTGCACCGAGTTTGGCCGCATGCCGTTTTTTCAAAAGGGTGCCAAGGGACGTGACCATAATCCGGACGGCTTTACGTGCTGGCTGACCGGGGCGGGAGTGAAGCCGGGAGTGAGTCACGGCATGACGGACGAGTTGGGACAGAAAGCGGTCGAAAATGTTCATCCGCTGTACCACTTCAACGCCACCATCTTGCACCTACTGGGGCTTGACTATGATCGCTTGAGTTTTCAGCACAACGGAATTCAACGTCGACTGACGAACGTGGAGGGCAAGATCATCCCCGACGTGCTGGCGTAGTGGATTTCGCCAGAAATCCTGTTTGACAGAAATTCTGGCGAATCCCATTTCCTGCGCCAGTAGGTCAGTCACTATTATCGATCGCGAGCATCGATTTCGATGATACGATCAGTGGCACAGCCGTTTTCAATGATGGTCGCTTTGCCATATAAGGCGACGCTCGGACAGATGTGCTTGGGCAAGGAAACGAGAGTTTGGCCGATCGACAGCGGTCTCTCCGTTTCGATCACCATGTGTTCTTCGCTGTGCCCGCAAAACATTGCATCCGGCACCGATGGCAACATCACGCGTTGCGGCAAGGGCATCTCGCTTGCGACCGCTTTGTATCCCAGATCCAAACACCATGTGTTAGCGGTCGGATGACTGATCACCCGAGTGACCAAGGCCGCTGCGATCTGGTGAGGCATCTCAGCATACGAGTTTGCGTAGCCAATGTCCCAGAGCACATTTGTACCGGGGCTGCACTGGTAGTCGGTTTGTGCCGCATACAAGCCAAAGGTTGGTGAACCGCCGCATACGATTGCAGGGCAAGCGTGACTGCTGGTGTAGTCGCGTATCGAATCTAAGATCGTGTCGACTTGACGCTGCCTGGCATCGATATCGGCGTCATGAATGTGGCCGTCATAGACGTGCAAGCCGGCGAATTTCAACACCGGCGAGCGTTCGATTCGCGACTGCAGTTCGGCGGCTCCATCACCCAACTCAATGCCCGTGCGATGCATCCCGCAGTCGACATCAATCCAAACGGGAAAAGGCTTGGAGTGCGTCGCGACGGCTTGTTCGATTTCCGTCAGCGTCGCCGCGTTGTCCACGACGGTCGAAAACAAGGTTCGCGGATTCGATTGTGCAAGTTGCAACAACCTGGTGAACTTTACTCCCGGCAATTGATGTGCGAGCATCACGTCGTCCGCTCCTGCCATCGCAGCGGCGCGAGCTTCAGAGACCGTTGCCGCCTTGAATTGCCGGATCCCGGCGTCGACTTGCATTCGAATGATCGTCGATGACTTGACCGTTTTGACGTGGGGACGCAGGCGGCCGACGTGATCGGGGCCACCAACCGTCTGAATCATCGTTCGGATGTTGTGTCCGATACGATCCAAGTCGAACAACAGTCCAGGCGTACCGAGGTGTTGGAGACCTGAGATATCGCTCCAGTAGGAATCCGCTGCCGCGCTCATTTGGTCTCCGCGAAATCGGCATACTTCGCAGCAATGTTGGCGGATTGCACGTCACCGGTGTGGAACAAGAATCGATAGCGGAATGTCAAGGATTCGCCAGCGGGGATGGTCACGTCGCCCGTGCCTTTCGGCTTGCCTTCGAAATCGTGCACGCCAAAGGGATTCGCGGCGACCAACCCGTAATTGCGTGCGTGCCACCATGTCGGGTGCTTGGGGTTGGACGGATGATCAAAGATCGCAACGCCGACGACGTGGTCGTTTACCGGAGCCCAGTAGTCGACCCACTTGGCGCGTTTGCCCCAGATGTCTTTGCCCTCGACGCCTTCGCTGTTGATCGCTTTTCCCTTGGCTGTGTGATTTCCGCGTTTGGGGTCATTGGACAGACGCAGCAAAGGATTCGTGCGGATGCCCATGGTGCCTTCCTTGGTGTCGCCGATATGGACTTCGCCATTGGTAGCGCGCCATTGCACGGTGACGTCGATGTGTCGATCGTTGTCATCTCCGCCGAAGGTCAACGTGCGTGTGTCACTGCAAACGACTTTGCCATCCGGACCGACCCAGTCATCCGTCGTCGTAATGGTGTTGCCCTCGATCTTCATCGACGTTTGGACAATTTTTCCGACCGCGATGTTTTCCTTGGTGCTTTCGCCTTCCATCCAAAACCGAACCCCGTTGACTTCGTCATGCGTGTACCACAGTGATTTGTGGTGGGGGTGATCGCTCGCTTCATTGTCGACACCCTTTTCCATCGGATAACTGCGTGTCATCGGGATGCCGTGTGGCCCAATGATCGGATAGACGATCGGTTTTGCGTAGCCGTCACTGCGGTACTCGGCAAACGGTTTTCCGTCGAGGGTGACGACGGCTTTGCCTTCGGTTTCCGTGATCGCGACTTCGCCAGCATGACTGAGCGTCGCAATGACGGTCACACACAAAAAAATCGGAACGAGTGAAAAGCAAGTGAGTGCGGGGGCGATCAAGGGGCAACGCATCGAGAAATCTCCGGAGAATGATCGTTGGGGGGAATCCAAATCACGGATTCGGCAGGTGGACGTTATGATAACCCGCAATGCCGTGGAGTGCTGCTACGCGCAGAGAAAACAATACGAACGTGATAGAAATCGGGAGTCTGAGGACGATGGGCGAAATTCAGAGCACGGACGGCGGGTCAAGCGATCGTGAAACCACGGTGTCTCAGTTGCGCGATGTTGTGCAACAATTCGTGGATGAGCGGAACTGGCGTTCGTTTCACAACCCCAAGAATCTGGCGATGTCGCTGGCGATCGAGACGGCGGAGCTGATGGAGCACTTTCAGTGGTTGTCGCTCGAACAGTCCGATGAACTGTTGGATGATCCGCAGAGGATGGCAGCGGTCGGCGAAGAATTAGCGGACTGTTTATCCTACGTGCTTGCGTTGGCCAACACGATGCAAATCGATTTGAGCACCACGCTGAGGCGAAAGATGGTGCTGAACCGAAAGAAGTATCCCGTCGACCCGGCGTGATGAATCAGCTCCAGATTCCGGCATCACAAAGCTGCTTTTCAGCTTGTTCGGCCCACCCGCGATTGGCCGCAGGCGATGCCGGACTGGGGTGCAGGACGCGGCTGATTTGGATCGGCGACTTGCGTTCTTGGTTTCCGATTTGTTCGAGCGCTCGGGCCAAACATTGTTCGGCATAGGCGCCGACACCAACGACATGCTTGGGCTCCAATATTTGCAACACCGTTTGCAAATGTTGATCACAAACGTCATCCAGCGGTTTGCGTTCGTCCACGGGCAGTTTATCGGGCGTCCGGTTTCGCGCGGACGATTCCATGAACACCAGCGGACAGTAGTTCAAAATGAAGTGTTGTTTGAGAAATGCGTTGGGTTTGCCGAATCGGGATTGCATCAGTCCCCAAAGTCGACGTCCACTGACTTCGCTGCGTGTGCACTGAAACCCTTCGATCGGTCGCTTGGGATGTTCGTTGTCGGGTTTACTGACCGGAACGTCGATCCCCAACCAGTTTTTGACCGCATCGATTTCACCGAAGGGAACGCCGGTCTGTGCCATGCCCCACGGACCAGGGTTCATGCCCAAGAAGACCACTTCGGTACTCGCAGACGCCATCGAAAGGTAGGCTCGGTGAGCCTTCCAGGCGTAGTTGAGTGGGTTGTAAACATGGGTGACGGGGTCGGCAAAGCAGAGTTGATCGCATTGACGCGAGAGTTTCTTGGCGGCTTTGATCAACCGCTCGCACGGAGCGGATGCGGGTCTATCCATCGGTTGAGACCTCGGCAAGCGCCGTTGAATCATCCGACGGGGGCTCAATGGGTGCAGGGTTCGATTCAAACGCCGTCGGTGCGGGGGCGGACTTTCCGGCGACGGACAGATCACTCAGGATCACGATCTTTTGCCAGATCTTTCGAGACAGCCCCGTGGTCAACTGCTCGACATCGCTGACCGCAGCGACGGCCGCCGGGTCGTCGAAACGTTGGATGTACAACGCAGCGATCTTACCTATCAGAGACAGCATCTCCGAGCAGTAGTCCAGGTATCGCGACAGCTCCTCGGGAGTCATGGAGCGTTGTGGAGAATGGCTGGTGGTGCGATAGCGTGGGAATGCTCGCTCGGGATCTTTCGTCAATTGGTGCATGTCGACGACGTGCGCGATCGCTCGCAGTTCGTGAACGGCTTGCAACGCCCGTCGGCGTTTGATTCGCATTTCCAAGCTGATCAAGAAGTACAGGATCGCACTGATCACGATGGCG from Stieleria varia carries:
- a CDS encoding DUF1501 domain-containing protein: MMTKDSSVEGQRESGERSSDRRCFLADNATALGSIALASLLGGDGLHAEETGPVIDPAQPYAPRQPHFQAKAKNVIVIFCAGAVSQLETWDYKPELIKWDDKPLPGGPAVTFQGPAGNLARPQYAFRQRGQTGKWVSDMIPHLAELTDDIAFVHSLTSKSNTHGPAENFLSTGFVLDGFPSLGSWVTYALGSESQELPAYVAIPDPRGVPQNGANNWGAGFLPAAFQGTTMSSKSPVRHLVAQGVTSGENRAARLLLDKMNARHLAANPGNSNLAARIASYELAARMQLSMPELNDIDSEPAHVLRMYGADDPQNADKAAFARNCILARRLVERGVRFVQLFNGAYASGGKLNWDGHNALKEQYDVHAEIMDQPAAALIRDLKQRGLMDETLVVWCTEFGRMPFFQKGAKGRDHNPDGFTCWLTGAGVKPGVSHGMTDELGQKAVENVHPLYHFNATILHLLGLDYDRLSFQHNGIQRRLTNVEGKIIPDVLA
- a CDS encoding alanine racemase; amino-acid sequence: MSAAADSYWSDISGLQHLGTPGLLFDLDRIGHNIRTMIQTVGGPDHVGRLRPHVKTVKSSTIIRMQVDAGIRQFKAATVSEARAAAMAGADDVMLAHQLPGVKFTRLLQLAQSNPRTLFSTVVDNAATLTEIEQAVATHSKPFPVWIDVDCGMHRTGIELGDGAAELQSRIERSPVLKFAGLHVYDGHIHDADIDARQRQVDTILDSIRDYTSSHACPAIVCGGSPTFGLYAAQTDYQCSPGTNVLWDIGYANSYAEMPHQIAAALVTRVISHPTANTWCLDLGYKAVASEMPLPQRVMLPSVPDAMFCGHSEEHMVIETERPLSIGQTLVSLPKHICPSVALYGKATIIENGCATDRIIEIDARDR
- a CDS encoding PmoA family protein, with product MRCPLIAPALTCFSLVPIFLCVTVIATLSHAGEVAITETEGKAVVTLDGKPFAEYRSDGYAKPIVYPIIGPHGIPMTRSYPMEKGVDNEASDHPHHKSLWYTHDEVNGVRFWMEGESTKENIAVGKIVQTSMKIEGNTITTTDDWVGPDGKVVCSDTRTLTFGGDDNDRHIDVTVQWRATNGEVHIGDTKEGTMGIRTNPLLRLSNDPKRGNHTAKGKAINSEGVEGKDIWGKRAKWVDYWAPVNDHVVGVAIFDHPSNPKHPTWWHARNYGLVAANPFGVHDFEGKPKGTGDVTIPAGESLTFRYRFLFHTGDVQSANIAAKYADFAETK
- a CDS encoding nucleotide pyrophosphohydrolase, translating into MGEIQSTDGGSSDRETTVSQLRDVVQQFVDERNWRSFHNPKNLAMSLAIETAELMEHFQWLSLEQSDELLDDPQRMAAVGEELADCLSYVLALANTMQIDLSTTLRRKMVLNRKKYPVDPA
- a CDS encoding uracil-DNA glycosylase family protein; the protein is MDRPASAPCERLIKAAKKLSRQCDQLCFADPVTHVYNPLNYAWKAHRAYLSMASASTEVVFLGMNPGPWGMAQTGVPFGEIDAVKNWLGIDVPVSKPDNEHPKRPIEGFQCTRSEVSGRRLWGLMQSRFGKPNAFLKQHFILNYCPLVFMESSARNRTPDKLPVDERKPLDDVCDQHLQTVLQILEPKHVVGVGAYAEQCLARALEQIGNQERKSPIQISRVLHPSPASPAANRGWAEQAEKQLCDAGIWS